A window from Mus caroli chromosome 2, CAROLI_EIJ_v1.1, whole genome shotgun sequence encodes these proteins:
- the Fam110a gene encoding protein FAM110A isoform X2: protein MKLRLSEQSGRNLCPRGADIIGDWGQQRKKEPYPHGARYPAANFVPVSVFSPLPSGYVTAMPVDTLSPGAPATPALPFRLRTKVPGYLLPRPADGGARKPSAVERLEADKAKYVKSLRVANTRQEPVQHPLVRQPLFSPGPRGPVLTPSRRVLPCSGRRPQLDLDILSSLINLCDSPVSPSEASRTPGRPEGSAHKVPPATPPRPPPSTVAVRRVDVRPLPASPARPYPSPGTTTTSSPGRPPGLQRSKSDLSERFSRAAADLERFFNFCGLDPEEARGLGVAHLARASSDIVSLAGPSAGPCSSEGGCSRRSSATVEERTLDRVPYGVSVIERNARVIKWLYGLRQARDPPTTEG from the exons ATGAAGCTGAGACTCAGTGAACAAAGCGGCCGAAACCTGTGCCCTCGTGGAGCTGACATTATAGGGGATTGGggacagcaaagaaagaaagagccttaTCCACA CGGAGCCCGGTATCCTGCTGCCAACTTTGTGCCTGTATCTGTCTTCTCGCCACTGCCCTCGGGGTATGTAACGGCCATGCCTGTGGATACGCTGAGCCCCGGAGCCCCCGCCACTCCCGCCCTACCTTTTCGCCTGCGAACCAAGGTCCCCGGCTACCTGCTACCAAGGCCAGCAGATGGGGGAGCCAGGAAACCGAGTGCTGTGGAACGCCTGGAGGCTGATAAGGCTAAGTACGTCAAGAGCCTGCGTGTGGCCAACACCCGCCAAGAGCCCGTGCAGCACCCGCTGGTCAGACAGCCCCTCTTCAGCCCTGGTCCTCGCGGCCCAGTGCTCACACCCAGCCGCCGAGTCCTGCCCTGTTCTGGCCGCCGGCCCCAACTGGACCTCGACATCCTTAGCAGCCTCATCAACTTGTGTGATAGTCCTGTGTCGCCATCTGAGGCCAGCCGAACACCTGGACGGCCAGAAGGATCTGCCCACAAGGTCCCACCAGCCACCCCTCCTCGTCCACCGCCCAGTACTGTCGCGGTGCGCCGAGTGGACGTTCGTCCCTTGCCTGCTTCACCTGCTCGGCCCTATCCATCACCTGGCACCACTACCACTTCCAGCCCCGGCCGGCCCCCTGGCCTGCAGCGGTCCAAGTCGGACCTGAGTGAGCGCTTTTCCAGGGCAGCAGCCGATCTCGAGCGCTTTTTTAACTTCTGTGGCCTGGACCCAGAGGAAGCTCGAGGATTGGGGGTGGCCCACTTAGCAAGGGCCAGCTCGGACATCGTGTCTCTAGCCGGGCCAAGTGCTGGACCTTGCAGCTCTGAAGGGGGCTGCTCACGCCGCAGCTCCGCTACAGTGGAAGAGCGGACCCTGGATCGTGTCCCCTATGGGGTGTCTGTGATCGAGCGAAACGCTCGTGTGATCAAGTGGCTATATGGGTTGCGGCAGGCTCGTGACCCTCCCACCACTGAGGGTTAG
- the Fam110a gene encoding protein FAM110A isoform X3 gives MPVDTLSPGAPATPALPFRLRTKVPGYLLPRPADGGARKPSAVERLEADKAKYVKSLRVANTRQEPVQHPLVRQPLFSPGPRGPVLTPSRRVLPCSGRRPQLDLDILSSLINLCDSPVSPSEASRTPGRPEGSAHKVPPATPPRPPPSTVAVRRVDVRPLPASPARPYPSPGTTTTSSPGRPPGLQRSKSDLSERFSRAAADLERFFNFCGLDPEEARGLGVAHLARASSDIVSLAGPSAGPCSSEGGCSRRSSATVEERTLDRVPYGVSVIERNARVIKWLYGLRQARDPPTTEG, from the coding sequence ATGCCTGTGGATACGCTGAGCCCCGGAGCCCCCGCCACTCCCGCCCTACCTTTTCGCCTGCGAACCAAGGTCCCCGGCTACCTGCTACCAAGGCCAGCAGATGGGGGAGCCAGGAAACCGAGTGCTGTGGAACGCCTGGAGGCTGATAAGGCTAAGTACGTCAAGAGCCTGCGTGTGGCCAACACCCGCCAAGAGCCCGTGCAGCACCCGCTGGTCAGACAGCCCCTCTTCAGCCCTGGTCCTCGCGGCCCAGTGCTCACACCCAGCCGCCGAGTCCTGCCCTGTTCTGGCCGCCGGCCCCAACTGGACCTCGACATCCTTAGCAGCCTCATCAACTTGTGTGATAGTCCTGTGTCGCCATCTGAGGCCAGCCGAACACCTGGACGGCCAGAAGGATCTGCCCACAAGGTCCCACCAGCCACCCCTCCTCGTCCACCGCCCAGTACTGTCGCGGTGCGCCGAGTGGACGTTCGTCCCTTGCCTGCTTCACCTGCTCGGCCCTATCCATCACCTGGCACCACTACCACTTCCAGCCCCGGCCGGCCCCCTGGCCTGCAGCGGTCCAAGTCGGACCTGAGTGAGCGCTTTTCCAGGGCAGCAGCCGATCTCGAGCGCTTTTTTAACTTCTGTGGCCTGGACCCAGAGGAAGCTCGAGGATTGGGGGTGGCCCACTTAGCAAGGGCCAGCTCGGACATCGTGTCTCTAGCCGGGCCAAGTGCTGGACCTTGCAGCTCTGAAGGGGGCTGCTCACGCCGCAGCTCCGCTACAGTGGAAGAGCGGACCCTGGATCGTGTCCCCTATGGGGTGTCTGTGATCGAGCGAAACGCTCGTGTGATCAAGTGGCTATATGGGTTGCGGCAGGCTCGTGACCCTCCCACCACTGAGGGTTAG
- the Fam110a gene encoding protein FAM110A isoform X1: protein MTMELPHRKATQTTLMLPAPRLITERVNAQIEHFPVPGRRHQRESRTTSSDVLLAVQAPGRIRARLGEPGGAVPARFPNRAVSHPLRSLPGPPSLSWNTPSRQVHLPGPGSCAKAGYLSQVGGRRAGCWKEAACTAGGARYPAANFVPVSVFSPLPSGYVTAMPVDTLSPGAPATPALPFRLRTKVPGYLLPRPADGGARKPSAVERLEADKAKYVKSLRVANTRQEPVQHPLVRQPLFSPGPRGPVLTPSRRVLPCSGRRPQLDLDILSSLINLCDSPVSPSEASRTPGRPEGSAHKVPPATPPRPPPSTVAVRRVDVRPLPASPARPYPSPGTTTTSSPGRPPGLQRSKSDLSERFSRAAADLERFFNFCGLDPEEARGLGVAHLARASSDIVSLAGPSAGPCSSEGGCSRRSSATVEERTLDRVPYGVSVIERNARVIKWLYGLRQARDPPTTEG from the exons ATGACAATGGAGTTGCCTCACAGGAAGGCTACCCAAACCACACTAATGCTCCCTGCGCCCCGTTTAATCACGGAAAGAGTAAATGCCCAGATAGAACACTTTCCCGTGCCTGGCCGTAGACATCAGCGAGAATCCCGCACAACTTCGTCAGATGTGCTGCTGGCTGTGCAGGCTCCAGGTCGGATAAGAGCCCGGCTGGGTGAGCCTGGGGGCGCTGTTCCGGCTAGGTTCCCAAACCGGGCCGTCAGTCACCCATTGCGGTCACTGCCtggccctccttccctctcctggaACACTCCCAGCCGGCAGGTTCACCTGCCAGGCCCCGGAAGTTGCGCAAAGGCCGGCTACCTGAGCCAGGTGGGCGGGAGGCGTGCAGGCTGCTGGAAGGAGGCGGCTTGCACAGCCGG CGGAGCCCGGTATCCTGCTGCCAACTTTGTGCCTGTATCTGTCTTCTCGCCACTGCCCTCGGGGTATGTAACGGCCATGCCTGTGGATACGCTGAGCCCCGGAGCCCCCGCCACTCCCGCCCTACCTTTTCGCCTGCGAACCAAGGTCCCCGGCTACCTGCTACCAAGGCCAGCAGATGGGGGAGCCAGGAAACCGAGTGCTGTGGAACGCCTGGAGGCTGATAAGGCTAAGTACGTCAAGAGCCTGCGTGTGGCCAACACCCGCCAAGAGCCCGTGCAGCACCCGCTGGTCAGACAGCCCCTCTTCAGCCCTGGTCCTCGCGGCCCAGTGCTCACACCCAGCCGCCGAGTCCTGCCCTGTTCTGGCCGCCGGCCCCAACTGGACCTCGACATCCTTAGCAGCCTCATCAACTTGTGTGATAGTCCTGTGTCGCCATCTGAGGCCAGCCGAACACCTGGACGGCCAGAAGGATCTGCCCACAAGGTCCCACCAGCCACCCCTCCTCGTCCACCGCCCAGTACTGTCGCGGTGCGCCGAGTGGACGTTCGTCCCTTGCCTGCTTCACCTGCTCGGCCCTATCCATCACCTGGCACCACTACCACTTCCAGCCCCGGCCGGCCCCCTGGCCTGCAGCGGTCCAAGTCGGACCTGAGTGAGCGCTTTTCCAGGGCAGCAGCCGATCTCGAGCGCTTTTTTAACTTCTGTGGCCTGGACCCAGAGGAAGCTCGAGGATTGGGGGTGGCCCACTTAGCAAGGGCCAGCTCGGACATCGTGTCTCTAGCCGGGCCAAGTGCTGGACCTTGCAGCTCTGAAGGGGGCTGCTCACGCCGCAGCTCCGCTACAGTGGAAGAGCGGACCCTGGATCGTGTCCCCTATGGGGTGTCTGTGATCGAGCGAAACGCTCGTGTGATCAAGTGGCTATATGGGTTGCGGCAGGCTCGTGACCCTCCCACCACTGAGGGTTAG